Proteins encoded in a region of the Raphanus sativus cultivar WK10039 chromosome 8, ASM80110v3, whole genome shotgun sequence genome:
- the LOC130499051 gene encoding uncharacterized protein LOC130499051: MEVYIDDMLAHQIVVGTSFPIEPVLHKPEGSGRLAKWAIELGEYDVIFRPATAIKSQVLADFVAEFSPAMLQALEQEIKFHDSEGEKGEWTLYVDGSSNVRGAGVGLLLTSPTGESASRAVRYNFKETNNEADYEALIAGLTLAKQMGVEDIQVFSDLQLIISQVKGDYQAKDPSMIRYLSVAKRLLDRFRHCKLTQIPREHNSQAEALVNLGSTLETTSHMSIPLRLLQWPATEKETEPEEVSVVDEGETWMTPIIYYLRYDTLPEDRDESRKIRRQATRYCFSEGKLYRRSFSGPYLRCLTPREAARILEELHEGECGSHSSGRSLSKLDELSPLEAEYEGRGSPRAKKYAGVDQTICYFLHSSGSRKSQLKRQKKAMHKIVSSEDWPYNIHYTPMILKLQESHLKISRAKGHNRFNDCLRERKTVLPQIRQWHKDIRLIRNKIQRYCLGMSLASFTIISSAGNTGRKISAKTLREVG, from the exons ATGGAGGTctacattgatgacatgttg gctcatcaaatcgtggTGGGCACCTCCTTCCCCATCGAGCCAGTCCTTCATAAGCCAGAAGGgtctggacgactagcaaaatgggctATAGAGCTGGGGGAATACGACGTGATCTTCCGGCCTGCAACAGCcatcaaatcgcaagtcctAGCAGATTTTGTAGCCGAATTCTCCCCTGCCATGCTTCAAGCCCTGGAACAAGAGATAAAGTTTCATGACAGTGAAGGGGAGAAAGGCGAATGGACACTATACGTTGATGGATCTAGTAACGTAAGGGGCGCAGGTGTGGGACTACTCCTAACTTCCCCCACgggggaatcagcctcaagggccgtacgTTACAACTTCAAAGAAACGAACAACGAAGCCGACTATGAAGCTCTAATAGCGGGGCTGACACTCGCCAAACAGATGGGGGTAGAAgacatccaggtcttcagcgactTACAACTGATCATAAGCCAAGTCAAAGGAGACTATCAGGCGAAAGATCCGAGTATGATCAGATATCTATCCGTGGCTAAGCGACTACTCGACAGGTTCCGACACTGTAAGCTCACccagatccctagggagcacAATTCCCAGGCTGAAGCTCTAGTTAATCTAGGGTCCACCCTGGAAACTACgagtcatatgagcatcccactacGGTTACTCCAATGGCCCGCGACCGAAAAGGAGACGGAACCTGAAGAAGTATCTGtggtagacgaaggagagacATGGATGACGCCCATCATTTACTATCTAAGGTACGACACCTTGCCTGAGGACCGAGAcgaaagtcggaagataaggCGTCAAGCTACAAGGTATTGCTTTTCCGAGGGGAAACTATATCGAAGATCCTTCTCAGGACCCTATCTACGATGtcttacccctagagaagccgccaggatactGGAAGAACTTCACGAAGGAGAGTGCGGTTCCCACTCTAGTGGTCGGAGCCTG TCAAAGCTTGATGAGCTATCACCTCTCGAAGCTGAGTACGAAGGAAGAGGATCTCCTCGTGCAAAGAAATACGCCGGCGTGGACCAAACAATCTGTTATTTCCTGCATTCCTCAGGGTCGAGGAAGTCGCAACTGAAGAGACAAAAGAAGGCGATGCATAAGATCGTCTCCTCTGAGGATTGGCCCTACAATATTCATTATACACCAATGATATTGAAGCTCCAGGAGTCCCACCTAAAAATCAGCAGAGCAAAGGGTCATAACCGATTCAATGACTGCTTAAGAGAAAGAAAAACTGTTTTACCCCAAATACGACAATGGCATAAAGACATCCGGCTCATCAGAAATAAAATCCAACGGTATTGCCTGGGAATGTCCCTTGCCAGCTTCACCATAATCTCATCAGCAGGGAATACCGGTCGGAAGATCTCTGCAAAAACATTACGTGAGGTGGGATAG
- the LOC130498716 gene encoding uncharacterized protein LOC130498716 produces MNIPALFNDIDPSQNHHPCLRRMSNDQTHFGAIPDSHVGGHARPRYLFGDPFASPILTPGAASRVGSEDAPMAPLRQRRFCSFGDEGEDDPISDIRQGDLMGIRRKYSLPDSVELRCAGEFERARDGGTDEIAIFEAYLEACFRGDIPSLVVEVASYFGVSPSQFTPATWRTLMAIQVLGEFHSIPFGLPEISYSYSFIPLSNKKAFYQIWSRDGEPLVGEPPRGVRGSFPSNDFWNKRYVFMKVNGVPRYPLF; encoded by the coding sequence atgaatattccGGCACTTTTCAATGACATAGATCCGAGTCAGAACCATCACCCTTGCTTGAGAAGAATGTCGAACGACCAGACCCACTTTGGAGCGATTCCAGATTCTCATGTCGGTGGTCATGCTAGGCCTCGGTACCTCTTCGGTGATCCCTTCGCCTCGCCTATTCTGACTCCAGGAGCGGCTTCGAGAGTGGGTAGTGAAGATGCTCCCATGGCTCCCTTGCGGCAGCGTCGCTTTTGTTCTTTTGGTGATGAGGGCGAGGATGATCCGATATCGGACATCAGGCAGGGAGATCTGATGGGGATCCGTAGGAAGTATTCTCTTCCTGACTCGGTGGAACTACGATGTGCGGGTGAATTTGAACGCGCTCGTGATGGAGGTACCGACGAGATAGCCATCTTCGAAGCGTACCTAGAAGCATGCTTCAGGGGGGACATTCCTTCATTGGTCGTGGAAGTAGCGTCTTACTTTGGGGTCTCTCCTTCGCAGTTCACGCCGGCAACGTGGCGTACCCTGATGGCGATTCAAGTGTTGGGTGAATTTCACAGCATTCCCTTCGGACTACCTGAAATTTCGTACTCCTACTCCTTCATTCCCTTATCGAACAAGAAAGCTTTTTATCAGATCTGGTCTCgtgatggtgaacctttggtagGCGAACCTCCTAGGGGAGTCCGGGGAAGTTTCCCTTCAAACGACTTCTGGAACAAgagatatgtgttcatgaaggTTAATGGTGTTCCGCGCTATCCTCTCTTTTAG
- the LOC108831153 gene encoding LRR receptor-like serine/threonine-protein kinase EFR produces the protein MKLFLLLAFNALILFKILDARFFYEASKVDGNADRKALLVFKSQVSANNRLALVSWNDSTPLCQWEGVTCARKHKRVTGLDLGGLQLGGIISPAIGNLSFLRSLNLEDNSFGGTIPKEVGMLFRLQQLNMSYNNLKGVIPTSLSNCSRLVTLDLTSNNIVNGLPSELGGSLSSLENLFLSKNNLSGRFPTSLGNLTSLKNLFIAFNNMEGEVPKTIGRLTQLIRLQLSINNLSGVFPPAIYNLSSLRYLFIAGNHFSGSLSPGFGYMLATLRELEMPMNSFSGDLPKTISNISTLRALDVSENHFAGSVSVDNRLSGNIPETIGDCLYMEEVYLGGNSFDGVIPDIRNLRGLKQFNLSNNNFSGNIPEFLANFSSLVNLDLSGNSFQGAVPTKGVFQHPEEFSVSGNRNLCGGIPELYRVGGSILLLNVRKVFIQVYK, from the exons ATGAAGCTGTTTCTTTTACTTGCGTTCAACGCTctcattttattcaaaattttggatgCGAGGTTTTTCTATGAAGCGTCCAAGGTTGATGGTAACGCTGATAGAAAAGCTTTGCTAGTGTTCAAGTCTCAAGTTTCTGCGAACAATAGACTAGCCTTGGTCTCGTGGAATGACTCTACTCCGTTGTGCCAATGGGAAGGTGTTACATGCGCCCGCAAACATAAAAGAGTTACAGGTTTAGACCTGGGAGGGTTACAACTTGGTGGGATCATCTCGCCTGCTATCGGTAATCTTTCTTTCCTCAGATCTCTTAATCTTGAAGACAACTCTTTTGGTGGTACCATCCCAAAAGAAGTGGGAATGTTGTTTAGGCTTCAACAGTTGAATATGAGCTATAATAATCTCAAAGGAGTGATTCCAACAAGCCTGTCTAACTGCTCTAGATTGGTGACACTAGATTTAACATCAAACAATATTGTAAACGGTTTACCGTCAGAGCTAGGAGGGTCGTTGTCTAGCCTTGAAAATTTGTTTCTTAGTAAAAACAATCTTTCAGGGAGGTTTCCAACATCTTTAGGAAACCTAACATCACTCAAAAATCTTTTCATTGCGTTTAATAATATGGAGGGAGAGGTTCCAAAAACAATAGGTAGATTGACCCAGTTGATAAGACTCCAGTTATCAATAAATAACCTCTCCGGTGTTTTCCCACCAGCAATTTACAACTTATCCTCACTTAGGTATTTGTTCATTGCTGGAAATCATTTCTCGGGTAGTTTAAGTCCTGGTTTTGGATATATGCTTGCAACACTTAGAGAGTTGGAAATGCCGATGAACTCTTTCTCAGGAGATCTTCCAAAAACAATATCCAATATCTCGACCCTTAGAGCGCTAGATGTTTCAGAAAACCATTTCGCAGGAAGTGTCTCAGTTG ACAATAGATTGTCTGGAAACATCCCAGAGACAATAGGAGATTGTCTCTACATGGAAGAAGTTTACCTTGGAGGAAATTCTTTTGATGGAGTTATTCCAGATATCAGAAACTTGAGAGGACTTAAACAATTTAACTTATCAAACAACAATTTTTCAGGCAACATACCTGAATTTCTAGCCAACTTTTCCTCGCTGGTGAATTTAGATCTCTCTGGTAACAGCTTTCAAGGCGCGGTTCCAACAAAAGGAGTGTTTCAACATCCTGAAGAGTTTTCGGTGTCTGGTAATAGAAATCTATGTGGAGGAATCCCTGAACTGTATAGAGTTGGAGGCTCAATTCTTTTATTAAACGTAAGAAAGGTATTTATCCAAGTATACAAGTAG
- the LOC108831154 gene encoding uncharacterized protein LOC108831154, with translation MEIDDDFDNEEEAIHLAIGNNNLAIQFLLHQQENQAIHVGSIPGRFFIYRDRESGHYRLFDDYFSETPVYNDAMFRRRYRMSRPLFLHIVEAVESYDNYFTQKRDAAGRVGLSSLQKVTAAFRMLAYGLPADAIDEHIRISESTAIESLKKICRAIVDIFRRHTYGHQHQMIFRGFFALVKNEVFQECLVS, from the coding sequence ATGGAAATAGATGATGATTTCgacaatgaagaagaagcaattcATCTTGCTATTGGTAATAACAATTTAGCCATCCAATTCTTACTCCATCAACAAGAAAACCAAGCCATACATGTTGGCTCTATTCCCGGGCGTTTTTTCATCTACCGTGATCGAGAAAGCGGACACTATAGATTGTTCGACGATTACTTTTCAGAGACTCCGGTTTACAATGATGCTATGTTTCGTAGGAGATATCGCATGTCGCGTCCTCTATTCCTTCACATAGTCGAAGCCGTTGAAAGTTATGACAACTACTTCACACAAAAAAGGGATGCAGCAGGCAGGGTTGGCTTATCATCTCTGCAAAAAGTAACAGCCGCATTTCGGATGTTAGCATATGGTCTTCCTGCAGATGCCATTGACGAGCACATAAGGATAAGCGAGTCAACGGCAATCGAAAGCCTCAAAAAAATTTGTCGAGCCATAGTGGATATATTTCGGAGACATACCTACGGTCACCAACACCAAATGATATTTCGAGGCTTCTTTGCATTGGTAAAAAACGAGGTTTTCCAGGAATGCTTGGTATCTTAG
- the LOC130494626 gene encoding probable LRR receptor-like serine/threonine-protein kinase At3g47570 translates to MPSKHSSIKDEKKTFIKEEENFHRCWKKKNTNHLTLSSANPPLIDSFYERVSYEELRAATNEFSSSNLIGSGNFGSVFRGLLGPQESKPVAVKVLNLQTRGGAKSFTSECEALKGIRHRNLVKLVTSCSSIDFKGDEFKALVYEFMPNGNLDTWLHHHHHQVDEVEEDSLNHSISRPLKLSERLNIAIDVASVLDYIHSHCHDPVAHCDLKPSNVLLDNDLTAHVSDFGLADH, encoded by the exons ATGCCCTCGAAACATAGTAGTATCAAGGACGAGAAGAAGACATtcatcaaagaagaagaaaattttcATCGGTGTTG gaagaagaaaaacaccAACCACTTGACGTTGTCGTCGGCGAATCCTCCATTAATAGACTCTTTCTATGAAAGGGTAAGCTATGAAGAACTTCGAGCTGCGACGAATGAGTTCTCCTCCAGCAATTTGATTGGTTCAGGAAACTTTGGCTCTGTTTTCAGAGGCTTGCTTGGTCCGCAAGAGTCTAAACCTGTTGCTGTTAAAGTTCTAAATCTTCAAACACGGGGCGGAGCCAAGAGCTTTACATCGGAATGTGAGGCCTTGAAAGGTATAAGGCATCGAAACCTTGTGAAACTTGTGACTTCTTGCTCAAGCATTGATTTCAAAGGAGATGAATTCAAAGCTCTAGTGTACGAGTTTATGCCCAACGGAAACCTAGACACGTGGctgcaccaccaccaccaccaagtGGATGAAGTCGAAGAAGACTCTTTAAATCATTCAATTTCAAGACCACTGAAGCTGTCTGAACGACTTAACATAGCCATAGATGTGGCTTCTGTTTTGGATTATATACATTCCCATTGTCATGACCCTGTAGCTCATTGTGATCTAAAGCCGAGCAATGTTCTCCTAGACAATGATCTAACAGCCCATGTAAGTGACTTTGGTCTTGCTGATCATTGA